From the Mycoplasmatota bacterium genome, one window contains:
- a CDS encoding ornithine carbamoyltransferase — protein MDLLRISDLNQEQILKIFDLADKLKSKGNQSILEGKTFILFFPESSIRTRISFEKGIHDLGGQVILFPPETLDKREKLEDVIKYMENWSDCVIVRYKDINKLFELAKYSQIPIINAMTSFNHPCEILSDLYSISKLRKDYKELTYTFVGENGNISRSWMEIARVMNLEFHHVCTLENRIKENDENYMFHIDLDNILTKSDIILTDPISRDLKTNDYISKYQITLKRMKQTKNNSLLNPCPPFYRNEEVSKDVIESKFFVGHNFKKDLLYIQQAIIIYCLGESK, from the coding sequence ATGGATTTATTAAGGATAAGTGATTTAAACCAAGAACAGATATTAAAAATTTTTGATTTGGCAGATAAACTAAAATCAAAAGGAAATCAGAGCATACTTGAAGGAAAAACATTTATATTATTTTTCCCTGAATCGAGTATAAGAACTAGAATTTCCTTTGAAAAAGGTATTCATGATTTAGGTGGTCAAGTTATCTTATTTCCACCAGAAACTCTTGACAAAAGAGAGAAATTAGAAGATGTTATTAAGTATATGGAAAATTGGTCAGATTGTGTTATTGTTAGGTATAAAGATATTAATAAACTTTTCGAACTTGCGAAATATTCACAGATTCCTATTATTAACGCAATGACTTCATTTAATCATCCATGTGAGATTCTTTCAGATTTGTATTCAATAAGCAAACTAAGAAAGGATTATAAAGAATTAACTTATACTTTCGTTGGAGAAAATGGAAATATTTCAAGGTCATGGATGGAAATCGCAAGAGTGATGAATCTTGAATTTCATCACGTATGTACACTTGAAAATAGAATAAAAGAAAATGATGAAAATTATATGTTTCATATTGACCTTGATAATATTTTAACTAAAAGTGATATTATACTAACAGATCCTATATCAAGAGATTTGAAAACAAATGATTATATCAGTAAATACCAAATAACACTTAAGCGAATGAAGCAAACAAAAAATAATTCATTATTAAATCCATGCCCGCCTTTTTACAGAAATGAGGAAGTAAGTAAGGATGTTATAGAATCTAAATTTTTTGTTGGACACAATTTTAAGAAAGACTTATTATATATACAACAAGCAATTATTATATATTGTCTTGGAGAATCAAAATAA
- a CDS encoding ECF transporter S component — MIAIGVILFNDRKYNIISMGIAIFSCIPFFIRFEKNKYESRELIVIAVMITISVVGRLIFAPIPGFKPVTAIVIITAIAFGSEAGFLTGSFSALVSNMYYGQGPWTPFQMFVWGFIGLIAGLIFKRNEKPNVILLIVIGILGGVMFSLLMDIWTTISIDGVFNLSRYLVYVASSFVFMLVYAVSNVVFLLILTNPILEKLNRVKLKYGLFDKRNVS; from the coding sequence ATGATAGCTATTGGCGTTATATTATTTAACGACAGAAAATATAATATAATTTCCATGGGAATAGCCATTTTTTCTTGTATACCGTTTTTTATTCGTTTTGAAAAAAATAAATATGAATCAAGAGAACTTATTGTTATAGCAGTAATGATAACAATTTCAGTTGTTGGAAGGTTAATATTTGCTCCAATTCCAGGTTTTAAACCAGTTACCGCAATCGTAATAATTACCGCAATTGCCTTTGGTTCAGAAGCCGGTTTTTTAACAGGTTCATTTTCGGCTTTAGTATCTAACATGTATTATGGACAAGGACCTTGGACACCCTTTCAAATGTTTGTGTGGGGCTTTATCGGTTTAATTGCTGGTTTAATTTTTAAAAGAAATGAAAAACCAAATGTCATTTTGCTCATAGTAATTGGTATACTAGGCGGTGTAATGTTTTCATTACTAATGGATATTTGGACAACAATTTCAATTGATGGCGTATTTAACCTTTCAAGATATTTAGTATATGTTGCTTCCAGTTTTGTTTTTATGTTGGTGTATGCTGTATCTAATGTAGTCTTTTTATTAATTCTAACAAACCCTATTTTAGAAAAGTTAAACAGAGTGAAACTAAAATATGGGTTATTTGATAAACGTAATGTTTCATAG
- a CDS encoding SDR family NAD(P)-dependent oxidoreductase, translating into MNSKVVIITGANSGIGRAATIKFAEAGSTVIMACRNIEKSKKVQKEIIERTKNSHIDLIELDISSFKSIKCFCKTFKNKYKKLDILIHNAAYFNYGEKNYQLSSDGIELTFATNIIGPFLMTQMLIDELKKSDDARILTACTTNIRHFFEAKRKIDFDNLQGEFKDSRPYNVYKMYGDSKMALLMLTFKMADTLKKDNIKVNSIQIPATKTSKETRKKLKIIWRMIAKMQNMFSLLPEEMADIYLDICTSEEFKDITGKLINDKREIVQSSLYSNSIIDDIKQFFDKSVYPKYADKIENIDKVWELCVKLTESNSS; encoded by the coding sequence ATGAATTCTAAAGTAGTGATAATTACTGGGGCAAATTCTGGGATAGGTAGGGCCGCAACAATTAAGTTTGCAGAAGCAGGTTCTACTGTAATTATGGCATGTAGAAACATTGAAAAAAGTAAAAAGGTACAAAAAGAGATTATTGAAAGGACAAAAAATAGTCATATAGATTTAATAGAATTAGATATTTCATCATTTAAATCAATTAAGTGTTTTTGTAAGACATTTAAAAATAAGTATAAGAAATTAGACATTTTAATACATAATGCAGCTTATTTTAATTATGGTGAAAAAAACTATCAACTAAGTTCAGATGGAATTGAATTAACATTTGCGACGAATATAATAGGTCCTTTTCTAATGACACAAATGTTAATTGACGAGCTTAAGAAATCAGATGATGCTAGAATTCTTACAGCTTGTACCACAAATATTAGACACTTTTTTGAAGCGAAAAGAAAAATAGATTTTGATAATCTCCAAGGAGAATTTAAAGATAGTAGACCATATAATGTTTATAAAATGTATGGAGATTCCAAAATGGCTTTATTAATGCTCACTTTTAAAATGGCAGATACATTAAAAAAAGATAATATTAAAGTAAATTCGATTCAAATTCCTGCGACAAAAACATCAAAAGAGACTAGAAAAAAGCTAAAAATAATATGGAGAATGATTGCGAAGATGCAAAATATGTTTAGTTTGTTACCTGAGGAAATGGCAGATATCTATTTGGATATATGTACATCAGAAGAATTCAAAGATATAACAGGTAAACTGATTAATGATAAAAGAGAAATTGTTCAATCATCACTTTATTCTAATAGTATAATAGATGATATCAAACAATTTTTTGATAAAAGTGTTTACCCTAAATATGCTGATAAGATAGAGAATATTGATAAAGTTTGGGAATTATGTGTAAAGTTAACTGAATCTAATAGTTCTTAA
- a CDS encoding DbpA RNA binding domain-containing protein, producing the protein MDIDNISLVINFDIPRDQESYVHRIGRTGRKNTQGRAISFVSRNEVRWMKEIEDYLDKLIELKMRPLQETVKQYQEEFDKKINTKPVRKEAKGASLNAGILKLHINAGRKTKMRPADVVGTLCNIEGITPDDIGIINVQDISTFVEILNNKGEMVYQDLQTRNIKGRPRRVSKVIY; encoded by the coding sequence ATAGACATTGATAATATATCACTAGTAATTAATTTTGATATTCCAAGAGATCAAGAAAGTTATGTGCATCGGATTGGAAGAACAGGACGTAAAAATACGCAAGGTAGAGCGATTTCTTTCGTGTCTCGTAATGAAGTAAGATGGATGAAAGAAATAGAAGATTATCTGGATAAATTAATTGAATTGAAAATGAGACCTCTTCAAGAAACAGTAAAACAATATCAAGAGGAGTTTGATAAAAAAATCAATACAAAACCTGTTCGAAAAGAGGCGAAGGGTGCATCTCTTAATGCAGGAATCTTGAAATTACATATCAATGCGGGTAGAAAAACAAAGATGAGACCAGCTGATGTTGTAGGAACTCTCTGTAATATTGAAGGTATTACTCCTGATGATATCGGAATAATCAATGTACAAGATATTTCAACCTTTGTTGAAATATTGAATAATAAAGGGGAAATGGTTTATCAAGACCTACAAACTAGAAACATTAAAGGTAGACCACGTAGAGTAAGTAAAGTAATTTATTAA
- a CDS encoding leucine-rich repeat domain-containing protein has protein sequence MKKVIQIVAIYLIAIVALTSCRHKTEDLIEEAIRDTIGKPTGKITQKDYDSITSLDLKNKYITDLSGIEHLTNLTELDLSYTFIRDVTPLSKLKNLKVLYFKSNFLRDITPLGNLTNLTELSLGTNGIRDLTPLSNLTNLTYLSLWNNEIEDLTPLSNLTNLKTLDLCRNQISDITPLSNLTNLTKLYLANCMCPPYNQISDITPLSNLTNLKELWLGGNTISDFTPLSHLTNLTLLSIWGSGMTDISALSHLTNLTELYLMGNKINDLAPVSNLTNLTLLDLGGTGISDISYLSNLTNLKDLNLKNNTINVLPTLSNLTSLTELNLSNNQITDITSLSNLTNLRDLDLTENTISDLTPLSHLTNLKELDLSKNIKIDLTTLKNLTNLTLLSLWENEIKDITPLSHLTSLTVLNLSNNQISDLTPLSNLANLTYLSLRNNEIEDLTPLSNLTNLTDLTLSYNQIKDLTPLSNLTNLTELDLSYNQISDLTPLSNLTNLTELDLSYNQISSITPISNLVNLKYLDLSQNNISDISILRSMVDNGSFTSGLSDHNNYHLILGKNSIDITKGSDAYKMIMYLKRKGVSIDIY, from the coding sequence ATGAAGAAAGTAATACAGATTGTAGCTATATATTTGATAGCTATTGTAGCATTAACAAGTTGTCGCCATAAGACTGAGGATTTAATTGAAGAAGCTATAAGGGATACTATAGGTAAACCAACTGGTAAAATCACTCAAAAAGATTATGATAGTATAACTTCTCTAGATTTAAAAAATAAGTATATAACAGATTTATCAGGTATTGAACATTTAACAAATCTTACAGAATTGGATTTATCTTATACTTTTATAAGAGATGTAACACCTTTAAGTAAATTAAAAAATCTCAAAGTATTATACTTTAAGAGTAATTTTTTACGGGATATAACACCCTTAGGTAATTTAACAAATCTAACAGAATTGTCCTTAGGTACAAATGGAATAAGAGATCTAACTCCATTGAGCAATTTAACAAATCTTACATACTTGTCTTTATGGAATAACGAAATAGAGGATTTAACCCCTTTGAGTAATTTAACTAATCTAAAAACATTAGACTTATGTAGAAATCAAATAAGTGATATAACACCTTTAAGCAATTTAACCAATCTAACGAAATTATATTTGGCGAATTGTATGTGTCCCCCATATAATCAAATAAGTGATATAACACCTTTAAGCAATTTAACAAATCTCAAAGAATTATGGTTAGGGGGAAATACAATAAGTGATTTTACTCCCTTGAGTCATTTAACAAACCTAACTTTATTAAGTATATGGGGAAGTGGAATGACTGATATATCAGCCTTGAGTCATTTAACAAATTTAACAGAGTTATATTTGATGGGTAATAAAATCAATGATTTAGCACCAGTGAGCAATTTAACAAATCTAACTTTATTGGATTTAGGTGGAACAGGAATAAGTGATATATCATATTTGAGTAACTTAACAAATCTAAAAGATTTAAATTTGAAAAATAATACAATAAATGTTTTACCCACTTTAAGTAATTTAACAAGTCTAACAGAATTAAACTTGTCGAATAATCAAATAACTGATATAACATCATTGAGTAATTTAACAAACCTTAGAGATTTAGATTTAACTGAAAATACAATAAGTGACCTAACACCCTTGAGTCATTTAACAAATTTAAAAGAATTAGATTTAAGTAAAAATATAAAAATTGATTTAACAACGTTGAAAAATTTAACAAATCTAACCTTGTTAAGTTTATGGGAAAATGAAATAAAGGATATAACCCCTTTGAGTCATTTAACTAGTCTAACAGTATTAAATTTGTCGAATAATCAAATAAGTGATTTAACCCCTTTGAGCAATTTAGCAAATCTTACATATTTGTCTTTAAGGAATAACGAAATAGAGGATTTAACCCCTTTGAGTAATTTAACAAATCTAACAGATTTAACTTTATCGTATAATCAAATAAAGGATCTAACCCCTTTGAGTAATTTAACAAATCTAACAGAATTGGATTTATCGTATAATCAAATAAGTGATTTAACCCCTTTGAGTAATTTAACAAATCTAACAGAATTGGATTTATCGTATAATCAAATAAGTAGTATAACACCCATAAGCAATTTAGTTAATCTTAAATATTTAGACCTTTCACAAAATAATATTTCTGATATCAGTATATTAAGATCAATGGTTGATAATGGTTCATTTACATCTGGTCTAAGTGATCATAATAATTATCATTTAATATTAGGTAAAAATTCAATTGATATCACCAAAGGATCAGATGCATATAAGATGATTATGTACTTAAAAAGAAAAGGCGTTTCAATTGATATTTATTAA
- a CDS encoding TetR/AcrR family transcriptional regulator codes for MRKLENQKQIILDTAKQILQSGEYQNLSIRKISTECKIGIGTVYNYYKNKTDILMDIIKDFWMNYISSVTCKINNCTSLLDKIDIFYYELVSYSSRFRYELVSKELNSSILDKGRALHNDAQSILVKLIKTEVNKDYIMSEEEQDDLSSFIANNLVALIIIKTYDYSVFRNHLSKIITIYKRRENK; via the coding sequence ATGAGAAAACTAGAAAACCAAAAACAGATTATTTTAGATACCGCAAAGCAGATTTTACAATCTGGTGAATATCAAAATCTTAGTATCAGAAAAATATCAACAGAATGTAAGATTGGTATAGGAACGGTTTATAACTACTACAAGAATAAAACCGACATCCTAATGGATATAATAAAAGATTTTTGGATGAATTACATCTCATCAGTTACTTGTAAAATTAACAATTGTACTTCATTATTAGATAAAATCGATATTTTTTACTATGAGTTAGTTTCATATAGCTCAAGATTTCGTTATGAACTTGTTTCTAAAGAATTAAATTCTTCTATCCTTGATAAAGGACGTGCACTTCATAACGATGCGCAAAGTATCTTGGTTAAACTAATCAAGACAGAAGTAAATAAAGACTATATTATGAGTGAAGAAGAACAGGATGATCTTTCATCATTTATCGCAAATAATCTAGTTGCCCTAATTATTATTAAAACTTACGACTATTCAGTTTTTAGAAACCATTTATCTAAAATAATAACAATATACAAAAGGAGAGAAAATAAATGA
- a CDS encoding putative ABC transporter permease, which produces MTIIMLVKILFLFMIYALIGWIWETPYVSFNEKKYINRGFLRGPYIPIYGFACVTIILSMGIFDNMNDNSFITIICQILFISLVSAVWEYCTSYILEIIFKTRWWDYSKHKFNLNGRIALDYTILFGIGGYILWRFVNPFVENVYDLLPTNVLYFILYGFYFIFMIDNINTFRDMFKLRSIVDKLHFISNELSEKSDTAFEHIYTSIQRKKDGIGKELNYFKEKYEEKASKSLEHKIQQLNQLLKTSKNISRFFKKFPKTPSKSYEYILSIYRKNKNKK; this is translated from the coding sequence ATGACAATAATAATGTTAGTAAAAATATTGTTTTTATTTATGATTTATGCATTAATAGGGTGGATATGGGAAACACCATATGTATCATTTAACGAAAAAAAATATATTAATCGAGGCTTTTTAAGGGGACCATATATTCCTATCTATGGATTTGCTTGTGTGACGATTATATTAAGTATGGGTATATTTGATAATATGAACGATAATAGTTTTATCACAATTATTTGTCAAATATTATTTATCAGCTTAGTATCTGCAGTTTGGGAGTATTGTACATCATATATCTTAGAGATTATATTTAAAACAAGATGGTGGGATTATAGTAAACATAAATTTAATCTAAATGGTCGTATTGCTTTAGACTATACTATTTTATTTGGTATTGGTGGATATATCCTTTGGCGGTTTGTCAATCCATTTGTTGAAAATGTATATGATTTATTACCTACTAATGTATTATATTTTATCCTTTATGGTTTTTATTTTATATTTATGATAGATAATATAAATACATTTAGAGATATGTTTAAACTTCGTAGTATTGTTGATAAACTTCATTTTATTAGTAATGAATTATCAGAAAAATCGGATACTGCCTTTGAACACATATATACAAGTATTCAACGGAAAAAAGATGGAATTGGAAAAGAATTAAATTATTTTAAAGAAAAATACGAAGAAAAAGCCAGTAAATCTCTTGAACATAAAATACAACAATTAAATCAATTATTGAAAACATCTAAAAATATATCTAGATTCTTTAAAAAATTTCCAAAAACACCATCAAAGAGTTATGAATATATATTAAGTATTTATAGAAAAAATAAAAATAAAAAATAA
- a CDS encoding HD domain-containing protein has translation MKEIIKKTEKFLYMYLNEANERLPIDAKPIPVEEIKYRYEHSLRVANVGIKLAEREGANKRVVTLGCLLHDVGKYDCEKNIDHGRQSAKVARSFLETLNLTKKEIDDICYSIAVHVDGIAGYEYEDIIEAEIVTNADNIDRFSAYRIYQQMAWDYRNGSFPVNQEKDRILKRIERLQNLYDTFHLKTKSGDEWFKENVKFQIQFYKRYLKQLEITIVPGVDES, from the coding sequence ATGAAAGAAATAATTAAAAAGACAGAGAAGTTCTTATACATGTATTTAAATGAAGCAAATGAAAGATTACCGATAGATGCAAAACCAATACCAGTTGAAGAAATTAAATATAGGTATGAACATAGTTTAAGAGTAGCTAATGTTGGAATAAAGCTTGCAGAAAGAGAAGGCGCTAATAAAAGGGTAGTTACCCTTGGATGCTTATTACATGATGTAGGAAAATATGATTGTGAAAAAAATATTGATCATGGAAGACAATCAGCAAAAGTAGCTAGAAGCTTTTTAGAGACACTAAATTTAACCAAAAAAGAAATAGATGATATTTGTTATTCAATTGCAGTACATGTAGATGGGATAGCTGGTTATGAATATGAGGATATAATAGAAGCTGAAATTGTAACTAATGCAGATAATATTGATCGTTTTAGTGCTTATAGAATCTATCAACAAATGGCTTGGGATTATAGAAATGGAAGTTTTCCAGTCAACCAAGAAAAAGATCGTATTCTAAAACGTATAGAACGTTTACAAAATCTTTATGATACCTTTCATTTAAAAACAAAATCTGGAGATGAATGGTTTAAGGAAAATGTTAAATTTCAAATTCAATTCTATAAAAGATATTTAAAGCAATTAGAAATTACTATTGTACCAGGAGTAGATGAATCTTAA
- a CDS encoding nucleotidyltransferase domain-containing protein yields the protein MRKRILNCLNDIEKEENVKIIFAVESGSRAWGFASEDSDYDVRFVYVRPKNEYLKINKNRDVIEYMLNEELDINGWDLDKTCKLMFSSNPTLFEWINSPIVYYSTPFLKDIKDLSKDYFSTRSVVYHYLHMGISNYEKYIRNKEKVVFKKYFYVLRPILAALWILKYNSVPPILFSTLVDDLLKGELKPIINTLLDMKIKTNEKKTINRIELLNVYIEQQIQLIEQEVSLFKNNLVTYDKLNKLLIKGIDYFFE from the coding sequence ATGAGAAAAAGAATATTAAACTGTCTTAATGATATTGAAAAAGAAGAAAATGTTAAAATTATATTCGCAGTTGAATCTGGAAGTAGAGCTTGGGGATTTGCATCAGAAGATAGTGATTATGATGTCAGATTTGTTTATGTTAGACCTAAAAATGAATATTTAAAAATTAATAAAAATCGTGATGTAATTGAGTATATGTTAAATGAGGAATTAGATATTAACGGTTGGGATTTAGATAAGACATGTAAATTAATGTTTTCATCAAATCCAACTCTTTTTGAGTGGATTAATTCACCTATCGTTTATTATTCAACACCTTTTTTAAAAGATATAAAAGATCTTTCAAAGGATTATTTTTCTACACGATCTGTGGTATACCATTACTTACATATGGGTATTAGTAACTATGAAAAATATATTAGAAACAAAGAAAAAGTTGTCTTTAAGAAGTATTTTTATGTTTTAAGACCTATATTAGCAGCCCTTTGGATTTTAAAGTATAATTCTGTACCTCCAATACTCTTTTCTACATTAGTTGATGATCTTCTTAAGGGAGAACTTAAACCAATTATTAATACTTTGCTTGATATGAAAATAAAAACAAATGAGAAAAAGACAATTAATCGTATTGAATTATTAAATGTATATATTGAACAGCAAATTCAACTGATTGAACAGGAAGTCTCTTTATTCAAAAATAATTTAGTTACCTACGATAAATTAAATAAATTATTGATAAAAGGTATTGATTATTTTTTTGAATAA
- a CDS encoding patatin-like phospholipase family protein: MYALVLSGGGAKGSYQIGVWKALRELKVDVSLVVGTSVGALNGAFFAQNQYEEAYNMWSNIKMKNVFEFDENLLDEINKIREEGFSTLNLKMIKQPLEKIIKDRGIDITPLRQMIDHFLDEDIIRKSNIDFGFVTFSITERKPLKLFLEDIPYGELKYYLMGSASVPGFSPDKEDNKRFIDGGIYDNFPIKMAIEKGYKEIIAVSLKPKRLKRYCGVDVTYIHPSNRLGSFLYFNKERSLINMEMGYLDALKAFDKLKGINYYFYNLPSEKEIFYCLNSLKEDEIKTITRLSIHRECLNHRILFEEAIPILSKIVSSSKKETYEDFILFISEYIAKELDVERLVKYDFYEFLKIINSHEIDNNSLNYAIIVILNALYRKLHA; this comes from the coding sequence ATGTATGCATTAGTATTATCAGGTGGTGGAGCCAAAGGATCTTATCAAATTGGGGTTTGGAAAGCACTTAGAGAATTGAAAGTTGATGTATCTTTGGTTGTTGGGACAAGTGTTGGTGCGCTTAATGGTGCTTTTTTTGCTCAAAACCAATATGAAGAAGCTTATAATATGTGGTCAAATATCAAAATGAAAAATGTCTTTGAATTTGATGAGAACCTTTTAGATGAAATTAACAAGATTCGTGAAGAAGGGTTTTCAACTTTAAATTTAAAAATGATTAAACAACCTTTGGAGAAAATCATAAAAGATAGAGGGATAGATATTACTCCACTTAGACAAATGATTGATCATTTTTTAGATGAAGATATAATTAGGAAATCTAATATAGATTTTGGGTTTGTAACTTTTTCAATCACAGAAAGAAAACCATTAAAATTATTTTTAGAAGATATCCCTTATGGAGAATTAAAATATTATTTAATGGGGAGTGCATCTGTTCCAGGATTTTCACCAGATAAAGAGGATAATAAACGATTTATTGATGGTGGAATATATGATAATTTCCCTATTAAGATGGCTATTGAAAAAGGATATAAAGAAATCATCGCCGTTAGTTTGAAACCTAAAAGGCTAAAACGTTATTGTGGTGTTGATGTTACTTATATCCATCCTTCAAATAGACTAGGAAGTTTTCTTTATTTTAATAAAGAAAGATCATTAATTAATATGGAAATGGGCTATTTGGATGCATTAAAAGCTTTTGATAAATTAAAAGGAATTAATTATTATTTTTATAATTTACCATCAGAAAAGGAGATCTTTTATTGTTTAAATTCATTGAAAGAAGATGAAATTAAAACAATAACAAGACTTAGTATCCATCGAGAGTGTTTAAATCATCGCATTTTGTTTGAAGAAGCAATCCCTATACTGTCTAAAATCGTTAGTTCAAGTAAAAAAGAAACTTATGAAGATTTTATACTATTTATATCAGAATACATCGCTAAAGAATTAGATGTTGAAAGACTGGTTAAGTATGATTTCTATGAATTTCTAAAAATCATAAATAGTCATGAAATTGATAATAATTCATTAAATTATGCGATCATTGTTATTTTGAATGCCTTATATAGGAAATTACATGCATAA
- a CDS encoding leucine-rich repeat domain-containing protein — protein sequence MNIRALEANSMNIVDMSGIEYLTDLEKLNLSNNQISDISEICNLTNLKKLSLFDNQISNISALSNLTNLSYLNLTFNQISDITGLNNLTNLTSLYLEYNQISDVTTLGYLTSLTDLLLTGNQVSSLTGLSKLTNLVRLKLRSNEITDLTPISNLTNLIKLYLGSNQINNISPLGDLINLTELNLNSNQISDITILSHLTNLSILKLINNEISDITPISNLTNLKDLSLFDNQISDITPLSNLINLNVLNISNNNISDINILRTMFDNGAFTTETPIPYNIYLDRNPIDISEGTDAYNTIKYLKDNGVSINISLD from the coding sequence ATGAATATTAGAGCGTTAGAAGCAAACTCAATGAATATTGTAGATATGTCAGGAATTGAATATCTAACAGACTTAGAGAAATTAAATTTAAGTAATAATCAAATTAGTGATATTTCAGAAATTTGTAATTTAACGAACTTAAAAAAATTATCTTTATTTGATAATCAAATTAGTAATATTTCAGCGTTAAGTAATTTAACCAATTTATCTTATTTAAATCTTACTTTTAATCAAATTAGTGACATAACTGGATTGAATAATTTAACTAATTTAACTTCATTATATTTGGAGTATAACCAAATCAGTGATGTGACAACACTTGGTTACTTAACTAGTTTAACAGACTTATTATTAACTGGAAATCAAGTAAGTAGTCTTACTGGGTTAAGTAAATTAACAAATCTTGTAAGGTTAAAGTTAAGAAGTAATGAGATTACTGATTTAACACCGATTAGTAATTTAACAAATCTTATAAAGTTATATTTAGGTAGTAATCAAATAAACAATATATCACCTTTAGGTGATTTAATAAATCTCACAGAATTAAATTTAAATAGTAATCAAATAAGCGATATAACAATATTGAGTCATTTAACGAATCTATCAATATTAAAGTTAATAAATAATGAAATAAGTGATATAACACCGATAAGTAATTTAACAAATTTAAAGGATTTAAGTTTATTTGATAACCAAATAAGTGATATAACACCATTAAGCAATTTAATAAATCTTAATGTATTGAATATCTCAAATAATAATATATCTGATATTAATATTTTACGTACTATGTTTGATAACGGGGCATTTACTACCGAAACACCTATACCATATAATATTTATTTAGATAGAAATCCAATTGATATTTCTGAAGGTACTGATGCATATAATACCATTAAATATTTAAAAGATAATGGAGTATCAATTAATATTTCACTAGATTAA